The genomic interval GCGCTGACTCTTTCTGTCTATTGACAAAAACAGGACCACTTAACACGCCAGCGCTTTATGAAAAGGCCATCAAGCCCATCGTTAACGATTCGCTAATGCCCGGTTAATCGTCAGATAACAGGCGGCGGCTACCTTGGCCGGCGATCTTAAAAGGATACACCGTCGGCCTATGCAACGCCTGCTTCTCCTGATTCCCGTGCTGCTGACGGCCTGGAGCGTCCGGGCTCAGACGGGGCGCATCGCCGGAACGGTAGTCGACGCCGAAACGGGCGAGCCGCTCATCGGCGTGAACGTGCTCGTGGTGGAAAAAGCCACCGGCGCCGCCACCGACCTCGAAGGCCGCTACGAAATCGCCGACCTCGTCCCCGGCACCTATACGCTGCGCTTCTCTTACGTGGGCTACGTGAGCCAGACCGTGGAAGGCGTCGTGGTGCGTGCGGGCGAGGTCACGCGCATCGATCTGAGCCTGGCCCCGGAGTCGGTGGGCCTCGAGGCGGTTGTGGTCGAAGCGCGTCTGCTGCGCAACACCGAAGCGGCCCTGCTGGCCGCCCGTCAGCGGGCCGCCGCCGTCAGCGACGCGATCAGCGCCGAGATGATCGGCCGCACGGGCAGCAGCGACGCGGCCGACGCCATGGAGAAAGTGACGGGCGCCTCGGTGCTTGACGGCAAGTACGTGTACGTGCGCGGTCTGGGCGAGCGCTACATGAACGCCCAGCTCAACGGACTGGACCTCCCCAGCGCCGACCCCGACCGCAAGGCCGTGCCGTTCGATCTGTTTCCCGCCGCCCTGCTTGACAACATCGTCACGGTCAAAACCTTCACACCCGATCGCCCCGGCAGCTTCACCGGCGGCAGCGTCAACCTGAACACCCGGGCCTTTCCCGACGCGCTGTCGATCAGCTTTTCCACTTCGATCACCTACCGGCCTCAGGTGGTGGGCTTCGGCAATCCCATCCTGGCCGTGCCCGGCGCCGACCCGGGCGTCTGGGGCTTTCGGGCCGATCGCCTCGACGTGCCCGCCCTGCTGCAAACACACCGCTTCGAAAACATTCCGTCGCTCAGCCAGGCCATCCTGAACCCCGACAATGCCCGACTGCTGGACCAGCTCTCCCGGGCACTCACGCCCGAAATGGCCCCGGTCTACCGACGGGCGCCGCTCAACCAGAGCTATACGTTTTCGGCAGGCAATCGCTTCGACCTGGGCGGCGATCGACTGCTGGGCCTGGTGGCCAGCTTCAGCTATCGACGACAGGCCACCGCCTACGACGACGGCATCTGGGCCCGCTACCGGCTGACCGGCCGCGACGAAGCGGTCCTTTCCGAGGATAATTACCTGCACACCATCTCGGGCACCGACGAAGTCGTCTGGGGCAGCCTGGTCAACGCGACGCTGCGCCCGCATCGACAGCACGAGCTGGGCTTCAGTTTTATCCAGAACCACAGCGCCGAAAGCACCGCCCGCTACCAGCGCGGTCGTTTTCTGTACAATCTGGAACCCGACGACATCTACGAAACACGCGCGCTCATTTACATCGAACGCGATATCCGCACCTACCAGCTTCGGGGCAAGCATGCCCTCGGCGACGGGCGCCAGCCCGCCACGCTGAGCTGGGACTTTTCCACGACCGGCACCTGGCAGGACGAACCCGACCGCCGCTTTTTCACGAACCATTATCGCCTGCGCACCGGCAACGACGGCTCCATCGACACGCTCTACACGATCCGCGCCACCACGCCCCCACAGCGCTACTTCCGCTATCTGGAAGAATCGAACCAGGTGGGCAATCTGGCCCTGGAAGTACCACTCACGACCGCCCTGCGCCTCAAGGTGGGCGGCTACCTGGAGCACAAGACACGCACCTATCGCGAGCGCAAATTCGTGCTGCGCCAGCAACAGGGCAAA from Rhodothermus marinus carries:
- a CDS encoding TonB-dependent receptor, whose amino-acid sequence is MQRLLLLIPVLLTAWSVRAQTGRIAGTVVDAETGEPLIGVNVLVVEKATGAATDLEGRYEIADLVPGTYTLRFSYVGYVSQTVEGVVVRAGEVTRIDLSLAPESVGLEAVVVEARLLRNTEAALLAARQRAAAVSDAISAEMIGRTGSSDAADAMEKVTGASVLDGKYVYVRGLGERYMNAQLNGLDLPSADPDRKAVPFDLFPAALLDNIVTVKTFTPDRPGSFTGGSVNLNTRAFPDALSISFSTSITYRPQVVGFGNPILAVPGADPGVWGFRADRLDVPALLQTHRFENIPSLSQAILNPDNARLLDQLSRALTPEMAPVYRRAPLNQSYTFSAGNRFDLGGDRLLGLVASFSYRRQATAYDDGIWARYRLTGRDEAVLSEDNYLHTISGTDEVVWGSLVNATLRPHRQHELGFSFIQNHSAESTARYQRGRFLYNLEPDDIYETRALIYIERDIRTYQLRGKHALGDGRQPATLSWDFSTTGTWQDEPDRRFFTNHYRLRTGNDGSIDTLYTIRATTPPQRYFRYLEESNQVGNLALEVPLTTALRLKVGGYLEHKTRTYRERKFVLRQQQGKRYDGDPEAYFAPENLGILQERDLNGDGAPDLFTFGLYLQEDTQPSSNYDGTQDIRAGFAMIDWTPLRRLRVITGLRYETTDMEVVSQDPTKDVGRLRNGDWLPAATVIYRLADDMNLRLAYGRTLARPVFRELAPYSTFEYVGGYLLTGNPDLRRTLVDNFDLRWEWFVRPGELLAASLFFKYFDDPIEVVYQPFAPNDSPEVQYRNVEDATLYGLELELRKRLDFLSGALRHFEIGGNATFIHSTVRVPAEELQSIRELRPDAPATRSLQGQSPYLINADLSYVHEQRGTTVSLYYNVFGPRLKEVGLGGTPDTYERPRHTLDLNMSQRLMTNLSLKLSAKNLLNARYRVSHSYKGRKYVTRDYGSGRSFSIGLSYHY